In Lates calcarifer isolate ASB-BC8 linkage group LG21, TLL_Latcal_v3, whole genome shotgun sequence, a single window of DNA contains:
- the LOC108894791 gene encoding ion channel TACAN-like, whose amino-acid sequence MPQGFTDVLEEWKCLEDEYQQLQDTHRMYLQKLDEISKLQNNCSSSISRQQRRLKELSHRVKKCSKSLSEEDAKKMDEIKEKVKTRPNAFFEMEAFLPKKNGLYLSLVLGNVNVTLFSKQSKFAYKDEYEKFKLCSTVVLLLFSFICYFFVSYRFLDAILNFQLVWYYCTLTIRESILITNGSRIKGWWVFHHYISAFLSGVMLTWPDGNLYKIFRNQFLAYSLYQSFVQCLQCYYQSGCLYRLRALGERHNLDLTVEGFQSWMWKGLTFLLPFLFFGHFWQLFNSLSLFKMAQLPDCKEWQVLMCGLCFLILFMGNFFTTVAVVRQKLKSRNQKPKSL is encoded by the exons ATGCCTCAAGGTTTTACAGACGTTCTGGAGGAGTGGAAATGTCTGGAGGATGAATATCAACAACTTCAG gacacacacagaatgtaTTTACAGAAACTGGATGAAATTTCCAAACTACAAAACAACTGCTCGTCCTCCATTTCCCGTCAGCAAAGAAGACTAAAGGAGCTGTCCCATCGAGTCAAAAA ATGCAGCAAATCTCTGTCAGAAGAAGATGCCAAGAAGATGGatgagataaaagagaaagtcAAGACTCGACCAAATGCTTTCTTTGAAATGGAAGCTTTTCTTCCAAAGAAAAACGG GCTGTATCTCAGTCTGGTCCTGGGGAACGTGAATGTCACTCTCTTCAGCAAGCAGTCAAA ATTTGCTTACAAAGATGAATATGAGAAGTTCAAGCTGTGCTCCACAGTcgtcctgctgctgttctccTTCATATGCTACTTCTTTGTGAGCTACAG ATTTCTTGACGCAATCCTCAATTTCCAGCTGGTGTGGTACTACTGTACCTTAACTATCAGGGAGAGTATCCTCATCACTAATGGCTCCAG AATCAAAGGCTGGTGGGTTTTTCATCACTACATCTCAGCTTTTTTGTCTGGTGTGATGCTGACATG GCCAGATGGGAACCTGTACAAGATATTTAGGAACCAGTTCCTTGCCTACTCCTTGTATCAaa GTTTTGTTCAGTGTCTGCAGTGCTACTATCAGAGTGGGTGTCTGTACAGACTGCGAGCCCTGGGAGAAAGACACAACTTGGATCTGACCGTGG agggATTTCAGTCGTGGATGTGGAAAGGGCTGACATTTCTCTTGcccttcctcttttttggcCAT TTCTGGCAGCTCTTCAATAGTCTGTCTCTCTTCAAAATGGCTCAGCTCCCAGACTGTAAAGAATGGCAG GTCCTGATGTGTGGTCTCTGCTTCCTCATTCTGTTCATGGGAAATTTCTTCACAACTGTTGCTGTGGTTCGTCAGAAGCTTAAGAGCAGGAATCAGAAACCAAAGAGTCTGTGA